In Psychrobacter immobilis, a single genomic region encodes these proteins:
- a CDS encoding glycosyltransferase family 2 protein: MISVIIAAFNAAATIDRCINSIDVAKKNHDIELIVIDDGSKDHTASLLHSWASARSWITVKYQKNAGVAEARNTGLDIATGNYIVFIDADDTIDDWYFDFVFEQAVDRDVEMLAFGHKRMMLDGSVIERPNSEAEYSRQDIEMLQLRVTENRHIYWYACTKVYSKNLIAELRFDSDVKFGEDGIFNIACLSKANRLSVLPDCPYNYYENATSITSSQYKSGLLESIEADYTARVRIHDWSISATEKQVLLSDFARSYVEHILPYLLNNLAHIDMKKRRAELVKIRQSFVYQNCLPHYYQRHPARGIRILISCFSRRWYVMTLVFLQLSWSKAKVKKYA, from the coding sequence ATGATTTCAGTCATTATCGCTGCATTTAATGCCGCTGCTACTATTGATCGTTGTATTAATAGTATTGACGTTGCGAAAAAGAATCACGACATTGAACTGATAGTCATTGACGATGGTTCTAAAGATCATACTGCTAGCCTATTGCATAGCTGGGCGAGTGCTAGGTCATGGATTACGGTGAAATATCAAAAAAATGCAGGCGTGGCAGAGGCTCGTAATACTGGGCTCGATATCGCAACCGGCAATTACATCGTTTTTATAGACGCGGATGACACCATTGATGATTGGTATTTTGATTTTGTCTTTGAACAAGCTGTAGATCGAGATGTCGAGATGTTGGCATTTGGTCATAAACGCATGATGCTGGATGGCTCTGTTATTGAGCGTCCTAATAGTGAGGCAGAATACTCACGGCAAGATATCGAAATGCTACAACTGAGAGTGACAGAGAATAGACATATATATTGGTACGCCTGCACCAAGGTGTATAGCAAAAATTTAATTGCAGAGCTGCGTTTCGATAGCGACGTCAAATTTGGTGAGGATGGTATTTTTAATATCGCATGTCTAAGCAAAGCGAATCGTTTATCGGTGCTGCCAGACTGTCCATACAACTACTATGAAAATGCGACCTCTATAACAAGCTCACAATATAAATCAGGGCTTCTGGAGTCCATTGAAGCGGACTATACAGCCAGAGTCAGGATACATGATTGGTCGATCAGTGCTACTGAGAAGCAAGTGCTATTATCGGACTTTGCTCGTAGTTATGTCGAGCATATTCTGCCATATTTACTTAATAATTTGGCGCATATCGATATGAAAAAGCGTCGTGCAGAGCTGGTTAAAATACGCCAGTCTTTCGTCTATCAGAACTGTTTGCCGCATTATTATCAACGACATCCTGCACGTGGCATTCGTATCTTGATTTCATGTTTTTCACGGCGTTGGTATGTTATGACGCTGGTTTTTCTTCAACTGTCTTGGTCTAAAGCAAAGGTGAAAAAATATGCTTAA